The Neoarius graeffei isolate fNeoGra1 chromosome 25, fNeoGra1.pri, whole genome shotgun sequence genome includes a region encoding these proteins:
- the setd9 gene encoding SET domain-containing protein 9, giving the protein MKKNVLKVLEERWKCYRHRFVPWIALNLRKNERTLRQVRHGSEDKRLDDDRVLLSLVGVFTELLRNDACNQTEQLRLLPAASRRQYYITHNAAVRRPEVAPREIMLHTLGFCVEKMASSLQNAGIGVFVTRGQVPKGVPVAMYPGTIYQADEPILFQSIRNPFVFRCIDGVLIDGNDKGLSKLVFQSCSGRDRLGPFRLSDSSWFTPHPENPLAVGQYVNNCSNEKAANVCYQEFDVPEDFPIELRQYLPNVNYRPDIQRRLRCVVLVSLREINQDEELFSNYYTIVHGS; this is encoded by the exons ATGAAGAAGAATGTACTAAAAGTCCTGGAGGAGAGATGGAAATGTTATAGACATAGATTCGTACCCTGGATTGCTTTAAATCTGAGGAAAAATGAGAG aacccTCCGCCAGGTGAGACACGGATCCGAAGACAAGCGGTTGGATGATGACCGAGTCCTTTTATCCCTCGTAGGAGTTTTCACCGAGTTGCTTAGAAACGACGCGTGTAATCAAACTGAACAGCTTCGCCTGCTGCCAGCGGCCTCGCGCCGTCAgtactacattacccacaatgccgcgGTGCGCAGACCGGAAGTGGCGCCTCGCGAGATTATGCTGCACACACTGGGCTTCTGTGTGGAGAAAATGGCCAGCTCGCTGCAGAATGCGGGCATTGGGGTGTTTGTTACCCGGGGACAGGTGCCCAAAGGTGTACCTGTAGCTATGTATCCAG GCACCATCTATCAGGCCGACGAGCCAATTCTCTTCCAGTCCATTCGAAACCCATTTGTATTTCGCTGCATCGATGGCGTTTTGATCGATGGCAATGATAAAGGGctctccaagctcgtgtttca GTCATGCAGTGGGCGGGACCGGCTTGGCCCATTTCGTTTGAGTGACAGCTCGTGGTTCACGCCCCATCCAGAAAACCCTCTGGCGGTGGGGCAGTATGTGAACAACTGCTCCAATG AGAAGGCTGCCAACGTGTGCTATCAGGAATTTGACGTGCCTGAGGATTTTCCCATAGAACTTCGTCAGTATCTTCCTAACGTTAATTACAGACCTGATATACAAAG GAGGTTGCGCTGCGTTGTCCTCGTGTCATTAAGAGAGATTAACCAGGATGAAGAACTTTTCTCCAATTACTACACCATTGTGCATGGTTCTTGA